Proteins co-encoded in one Kutzneria chonburiensis genomic window:
- a CDS encoding SMI1/KNR4 family protein, with product MEKLLSIGGDALSSVEPPGPAAGDSGAWSLDGLLLRKNGFYAFESALHVYASGDSSAPGRSIEEWNDGGLWKRAYGGLVTDGRFFAEDVFGGQFVLVGSTVYTFNPETAELSPFAEGVGGWAAEVLDQYDFVTGYSVAHAWQQAHGALPVGHRLVPRIPFVLGGEFVADNMVSVEAAVAMRYMGRLANELSDLPDGARIKFDRGMVDSLACARWTNEESPCVCFGRA from the coding sequence GTGGAGAAGCTGCTGTCGATCGGTGGTGACGCGCTGTCGTCCGTCGAGCCGCCAGGGCCAGCGGCGGGCGACAGTGGTGCTTGGTCGCTCGACGGACTGCTCCTGCGCAAGAACGGGTTCTATGCGTTTGAGTCCGCGTTGCACGTTTATGCGTCCGGGGACAGTTCGGCTCCGGGGCGTTCGATCGAGGAGTGGAACGACGGCGGTCTGTGGAAGCGGGCCTACGGTGGCCTGGTGACCGATGGTCGTTTCTTTGCGGAAGACGTCTTTGGTGGCCAGTTCGTGCTCGTCGGGTCCACGGTCTACACCTTCAATCCTGAGACCGCGGAACTGTCACCCTTTGCTGAGGGCGTGGGAGGCTGGGCGGCTGAGGTTCTTGATCAATACGACTTTGTCACCGGATACTCGGTTGCTCATGCGTGGCAGCAGGCTCATGGCGCGCTTCCTGTCGGTCACCGACTTGTTCCGCGTATCCCGTTTGTGCTGGGCGGTGAGTTCGTGGCCGACAACATGGTGTCGGTGGAGGCGGCGGTGGCTATGAGGTACATGGGCAGGCTTGCGAACGAATTGTCGGACTTGCCGGACGGGGCGCGCATCAAGTTCGACCGTGGGATGGTCGACAGTCTCGCGTGTGCGCGGTGGACGAACGAAGAATCGCCCTGTGTCTGCTTCGGCCGAGCCTGA
- a CDS encoding SDR family NAD(P)-dependent oxidoreductase yields MPSVTGLRALVTGASSGIGAATSDVLAAKGATVLRTARTITGPSSFACDLAIDVSALASWAGDVDLLVLNAGLGHAGPFAAMPPGRIAELFTVNVVSQLELARALLPGMISRRRGHIVLVSSIAGAMGVADEAVYSATKAALRTFADALRLEVPAMGVTVVHPGVIDTPFFDRRGTPYTRRRPRPLPPVTVAEALVSAIEHNRPEIFVPSWLRFPARLNGFLPSVVRVFQRRFG; encoded by the coding sequence ATGCCTTCCGTGACCGGCCTGCGTGCCCTCGTCACCGGCGCTTCTTCCGGCATCGGCGCCGCCACCTCCGACGTCCTCGCCGCCAAGGGCGCCACCGTTCTCCGCACCGCCCGCACCATCACCGGCCCTTCCTCCTTCGCCTGCGACCTCGCCATCGACGTTTCCGCCTTGGCCTCTTGGGCCGGCGACGTCGACCTCCTGGTCCTCAACGCCGGCCTCGGCCACGCCGGCCCTTTCGCCGCCATGCCCCCCGGCCGTATCGCGGAGCTCTTCACCGTCAACGTCGTGTCCCAGCTCGAGCTCGCCCGCGCCCTCCTCCCCGGCATGATTTCCCGCCGCCGCGGGCACATCGTCCTCGTCTCCTCCATCGCCGGCGCCATGGGCGTAGCCGACGAGGCCGTCTATTCCGCCACCAAGGCCGCCCTCCGCACTTTCGCCGACGCCCTCCGCCTGGAGGTCCCCGCCATGGGCGTCACCGTCGTCCACCCCGGCGTCATCGACACCCCCTTCTTCGACCGCCGCGGCACCCCTTACACCCGCCGCCGCCCCCGCCCCCTCCCTCCCGTCACCGTCGCCGAGGCCCTCGTCTCCGCCATCGAGCACAACCGCCCCGAGATCTTCGTCCCCTCCTGGCTCCGCTTCCCCGCCCGCCTCAACGGCTTCCTCCCCTCCGTCGTCCGCGTCTTCCAACGCCGTTTCGGCTGA
- a CDS encoding DMT family transporter: MNLLVAVPAAVGGAAFFGLTSALQHRATQQVRRREALQPGLLVDLAQQRVWLLSLVANAFGVILQWVALTTGPLVLVQPLLVTGLLFGVLFSGSFDRIVLLGAGLCVFGLAAFLLVAQPTGDSQEMTLGAVLPLAIGLFALLAICLVVAARRPGNTRALALAVAAGVLYGVSAGLAKLAAEELSQGILVMLTHWPIYAVAVCGPVGFLLSQNAFQAERALAPALAVITILDPLVGIGIGILWLDESLRSGVGPVIGQVLALAALSGGVFVLSRRAPMTAAKEPECQR; this comes from the coding sequence ATGAATCTCCTCGTCGCCGTGCCCGCCGCTGTCGGTGGCGCCGCCTTCTTCGGGCTGACCAGTGCCCTCCAGCACCGGGCGACCCAGCAGGTGCGGCGGCGGGAGGCGTTGCAGCCCGGGCTGCTCGTCGACCTCGCTCAGCAGCGCGTGTGGCTGCTTTCCTTGGTCGCCAACGCTTTCGGCGTGATCCTCCAGTGGGTCGCCCTCACCACCGGCCCGTTGGTTCTGGTCCAGCCCCTGCTCGTCACCGGTTTGCTGTTCGGCGTCCTGTTCTCCGGCTCTTTCGACCGCATAGTCCTGCTCGGCGCCGGCCTCTGCGTTTTCGGCCTGGCCGCGTTCCTTTTGGTCGCCCAGCCCACCGGCGACAGCCAGGAGATGACCCTCGGCGCCGTTCTGCCTTTGGCCATCGGCCTTTTCGCCCTGTTGGCCATCTGCCTCGTCGTCGCCGCCCGCCGCCCCGGCAACACCCGTGCCCTCGCCCTCGCCGTCGCCGCCGGCGTTCTCTACGGCGTCAGCGCCGGTCTCGCCAAGCTCGCCGCCGAGGAGCTGTCCCAGGGCATTCTCGTCATGCTCACCCATTGGCCCATCTATGCGGTCGCCGTCTGCGGCCCCGTCGGTTTCCTCTTGAGCCAGAACGCCTTCCAGGCCGAGCGCGCCCTTGCCCCCGCCCTCGCCGTCATCACCATCCTCGACCCCCTGGTGGGCATCGGCATCGGCATCCTCTGGCTCGACGAGTCCCTCCGCTCCGGCGTCGGCCCCGTCATCGGCCAGGTTCTCGCTCTTGCGGCCTTGTCCGGCGGCGTCTTCGTCCTCAGCCGCCGTGCCCCCATGACCGCCGCCAAGGAGCCCGAATGCCAGCGGTGA
- a CDS encoding WS/DGAT domain-containing protein — MLDSATPRRILILSADMGEGHNATGRALRAAAGRLWPDASTHWLDTLDVMGRGVGPAFRRIYVTNVEKTPWLYEFFYDSVWRYRWFARASKRFVGEWAGRRLAARIDQIQPDLILSTYPLGTAGLDWLRRHRGLETPIGAWVSDFAPHPFWVYQGIDLNLVMHEVAVPVAARSAPGATVAISAPTADEVFQPGDRGAARAELDLPHDKFISLVACGSLGFGRSEDTVHELLEGTPDGVVVVVCGRNERLRARIRAAVGDDPRVRVLGWTDRMASLMVACDVVVTNAGGATSLEALAVGRPVLMHRPIAAHGRANAKLMEDAGIAVVCQREGELAAAVRDLPRLAQMERLALKQADERLVEEGLQALNSVRPERLERVLSAEDALFVHIASPRVPQHVGAILEMSREVDVSDVAGMLDTMHGVRGHVDPGSWWRRPRWAQDESLDTKALVSEVDGMPLQHAVDTFYAEPLPIGATAAALIVHGATPAILFKLDHALGDGVAVLRGLLSGTDGKGRAWTSPVGHQVSHKLPRLRFSGLKALARAGSVPRGSKFGATRRFGLAKLPGAEVRATARALGATPTELLLAMFALAYQGDQLRVMVPWSLRGTDTLRAAGNWTGAVSVDLPVQETDPLRCLKLVQDALRSGVESGAPEAANFVVRLIGLLPPPVHRLLARLVYQSRWFGAIASVIPGPRWKVSLGGSEIEAAYAVLPLAEGVPVAWGALTWGRYVTVCVTGGGAADGQPLAARMVDALREFSGRTP; from the coding sequence GTGCTGGACTCGGCGACGCCGCGACGGATCCTGATCCTGTCCGCCGACATGGGCGAGGGCCACAACGCCACCGGCCGTGCGCTGCGCGCGGCCGCCGGGCGGCTGTGGCCCGACGCCTCGACGCACTGGCTGGACACCCTGGACGTGATGGGCCGCGGGGTCGGGCCCGCCTTCCGGCGGATCTACGTCACCAACGTGGAGAAAACGCCCTGGCTGTACGAGTTCTTCTACGACTCGGTGTGGCGCTACCGGTGGTTCGCCCGGGCGTCGAAGCGGTTCGTCGGCGAATGGGCCGGTCGGCGGCTGGCCGCCAGGATCGACCAGATCCAGCCCGACCTGATCCTGTCCACGTATCCACTGGGCACGGCCGGCCTTGACTGGCTGCGCCGGCATCGCGGCCTGGAGACGCCGATCGGCGCCTGGGTGTCGGACTTCGCGCCGCATCCGTTCTGGGTGTACCAGGGCATCGACCTCAACCTGGTGATGCACGAGGTCGCCGTGCCGGTGGCCGCGCGCAGCGCGCCCGGCGCCACGGTGGCGATCTCCGCGCCGACCGCCGACGAGGTCTTCCAACCGGGTGATCGCGGCGCCGCGCGGGCCGAGCTGGACCTGCCCCATGACAAGTTCATCTCGTTGGTGGCCTGCGGTTCCCTTGGTTTCGGACGGTCCGAGGACACCGTGCATGAACTGCTCGAGGGCACTCCGGACGGCGTTGTGGTGGTGGTCTGCGGTCGCAACGAGCGGCTGCGGGCCAGGATCCGCGCCGCCGTCGGCGACGATCCGCGGGTCCGGGTGCTCGGCTGGACCGACCGGATGGCGTCGCTGATGGTGGCGTGCGATGTCGTGGTGACCAATGCCGGCGGGGCAACCTCGTTGGAGGCGCTCGCGGTCGGCCGTCCGGTGCTCATGCACCGTCCGATCGCGGCTCACGGGCGGGCCAACGCGAAGCTGATGGAGGACGCCGGGATTGCTGTGGTGTGCCAGCGGGAGGGCGAGCTGGCCGCGGCCGTGCGGGACCTGCCGCGACTGGCGCAGATGGAGCGGCTGGCGTTGAAGCAGGCCGACGAGCGGCTGGTCGAGGAGGGTTTGCAGGCCCTGAACTCGGTTCGGCCGGAGCGACTCGAGCGGGTGTTGTCGGCCGAGGACGCGCTGTTCGTGCACATCGCGTCGCCGCGCGTGCCGCAGCACGTCGGCGCAATTCTGGAGATGTCCCGTGAGGTCGACGTTTCCGACGTCGCCGGGATGTTGGACACCATGCACGGCGTCCGCGGGCACGTGGATCCTGGGTCGTGGTGGCGGCGGCCGCGCTGGGCGCAGGACGAGTCCCTCGACACCAAGGCATTGGTGTCCGAAGTGGACGGTATGCCGTTGCAGCACGCCGTGGACACCTTCTACGCCGAGCCGTTGCCCATCGGCGCGACCGCCGCGGCGTTGATCGTTCATGGTGCTACTCCGGCCATTCTGTTCAAGCTCGACCACGCTCTAGGTGATGGCGTTGCCGTGCTGCGCGGGCTGTTGAGTGGCACCGACGGCAAAGGTCGTGCGTGGACCAGTCCCGTAGGGCATCAGGTCAGCCACAAGCTGCCGCGGCTGCGGTTCAGTGGCCTGAAGGCGTTGGCCCGCGCCGGTTCCGTGCCGCGTGGGTCGAAATTCGGCGCCACCCGGCGCTTTGGTCTGGCCAAGCTGCCCGGCGCCGAGGTGCGCGCCACGGCCCGTGCTCTTGGTGCGACGCCGACCGAGCTGCTCCTCGCCATGTTTGCCCTGGCCTACCAAGGGGATCAGCTTCGCGTGATGGTCCCGTGGTCGTTGCGTGGCACCGACACCCTGCGCGCCGCCGGCAACTGGACCGGGGCCGTGTCCGTCGACCTGCCCGTGCAGGAGACAGATCCGTTGCGCTGCTTGAAATTGGTTCAGGACGCCCTGAGGTCGGGTGTCGAGTCCGGTGCCCCCGAGGCCGCGAACTTCGTTGTGCGCCTTATCGGTTTGCTGCCGCCACCCGTGCATCGATTGTTGGCTCGGCTCGTGTACCAGTCGCGGTGGTTCGGCGCCATCGCTTCCGTGATCCCCGGGCCGCGGTGGAAGGTCTCGCTGGGCGGCTCGGAGATCGAGGCCGCTTACGCGGTGCTTCCGCTCGCCGAGGGTGTCCCCGTCGCGTGGGGCGCGTTGACCTGGGGACGGTATGTGACGGTGTGCGTCACCGGTGGCGGGGCGGCCGACGGCCAGCCGCTCGCCGCCCGGATGGTCGACGCGCTGAGGGAGTTCTCAGGCAGGACACCATGA
- the mdlC gene encoding benzoylformate decarboxylase: MATVRQVTRDLLRSWGCTTVFGNPGSTELPFLADWPDDFRYVLGLHESSVVAMADGYAQFSGRPAVVNLHSSGGVGHGLGSLVTAFRNRSPLLVIAGQQARSLLNGEPFLGAVDAPEFPRPYVKWSAQPARAADVPAALARGLLLCTQPPQGPVFVSVPVDDWNQPGVDVPSRPPVAGFGPDAAAIRVIASALDTAERPAIVVGASVDADDAVEDAVALAERTRAAVWAAPMSSRCSFPEDHPLFAGFLPPADRQLRHTLQPYDCVLVIGAPAFVYHVETPADGPELPPLHLVHDDPTVLSWAPAGSALLSTPRRAIQALTELVGPSSRPAPTVRARAAEPTPTIPMTGAFVLSEIRRLLPADAVVVEEAPSHRNDLHEHLPITARGRGFFTIASGVLGYGLPGAVGVSLAAPDRPVVAVVGDGSAMYGIQALWTAAKEHASVTFVVLDNAQYAALRSMAESAGVAKAPGVELGGLDFCALAEGMGCRSRLVERPDELEEALTSAVRASGPTVLHVRVDPGYSPLY; this comes from the coding sequence ATGGCGACGGTGCGGCAAGTGACCAGGGATCTGCTGCGAAGCTGGGGCTGCACAACGGTGTTCGGCAATCCCGGCTCGACCGAGCTGCCGTTCCTGGCCGACTGGCCGGACGACTTCCGGTACGTGCTCGGCCTGCACGAGTCGTCGGTGGTCGCGATGGCCGACGGTTACGCCCAGTTCAGCGGCCGCCCGGCGGTGGTCAACCTGCACTCCTCCGGCGGCGTCGGTCACGGCTTGGGCAGCCTGGTCACGGCGTTCCGCAACCGGTCGCCGCTGCTGGTCATCGCCGGTCAGCAGGCGCGGTCGCTGCTCAACGGGGAGCCGTTCCTCGGCGCCGTCGACGCGCCGGAGTTCCCGCGCCCGTACGTGAAGTGGAGCGCGCAGCCGGCGCGGGCGGCCGACGTGCCGGCGGCGCTGGCACGAGGTCTTCTTTTGTGCACTCAGCCGCCACAAGGTCCGGTGTTCGTGTCAGTCCCGGTGGACGACTGGAACCAGCCAGGAGTTGACGTTCCGTCACGTCCGCCGGTCGCCGGCTTCGGACCGGACGCGGCGGCCATCCGGGTGATCGCGTCGGCATTGGACACGGCTGAGCGGCCGGCGATTGTCGTCGGGGCGTCGGTGGACGCGGACGACGCCGTCGAGGACGCCGTGGCCCTGGCCGAGCGCACCCGGGCGGCGGTGTGGGCGGCGCCGATGTCGTCCCGCTGCTCGTTTCCCGAGGACCATCCGCTGTTCGCGGGCTTCCTGCCGCCGGCCGATCGGCAGCTCCGGCACACGTTGCAGCCGTACGACTGTGTGCTGGTGATCGGGGCGCCCGCGTTCGTCTATCACGTGGAAACCCCGGCCGACGGCCCGGAACTGCCGCCGCTGCACCTCGTCCACGACGATCCGACGGTCCTGTCGTGGGCACCGGCCGGCAGCGCGCTGTTGTCGACGCCCCGGCGGGCCATTCAGGCGCTGACCGAGCTGGTCGGGCCGTCGTCACGGCCGGCGCCTACCGTCCGTGCACGGGCTGCGGAGCCGACACCGACCATCCCGATGACCGGGGCATTTGTGCTGTCGGAGATCCGGCGGCTGCTGCCGGCCGACGCCGTCGTCGTCGAAGAGGCCCCGAGCCACCGCAACGACCTGCACGAACACCTGCCGATCACGGCCCGTGGCCGCGGCTTCTTCACCATCGCCAGCGGCGTGCTCGGCTACGGCCTGCCCGGCGCGGTCGGGGTGTCGCTGGCCGCGCCGGACCGCCCGGTCGTCGCGGTCGTCGGCGACGGCTCGGCGATGTACGGCATCCAGGCGCTGTGGACCGCGGCCAAAGAGCACGCCTCGGTCACGTTTGTCGTGCTGGACAACGCGCAGTACGCGGCGCTGCGGTCGATGGCGGAGAGCGCGGGCGTGGCCAAGGCGCCCGGGGTGGAGCTCGGCGGACTGGATTTCTGCGCGCTCGCCGAGGGTATGGGCTGCCGGTCGCGGCTGGTGGAACGTCCGGACGAGCTCGAGGAGGCCTTGACCTCCGCCGTACGGGCGAGCGGGCCGACGGTGCTGCATGTGCGGGTCGATCCGGGGTACTCACCGCTGTACTGA
- a CDS encoding glycosyltransferase 87 family protein, translated as MSDAKTTRGFWTRVADSFLPGVTDGAPTLNVPTWIRRATPWAILAVLAWFVVCTIIWPVGMWFQIDLEVYRAGGLTVLDGRSLYDHPLVASLMFTYTPFAAVIFAPLALLPLGAADIVYTVVTVLLLVFAVARCWRWMGYRRDRNVIVVVALTAGLALMFEPVRTTLYLGQINVLLLAIVVADLLRIRRSNWMGVGVGIAAGIKLTPLIFIPYLLLTRQFKAAGVAVASFVGTIALGFVFKPRDAYNYWFGQKFGEVARVGDVWSTGNQSLRGFLARLVSPPEATQTAWIVLAALIGGLGIWAAVVAHRRGEDLLAVALVGMCSTAVSPYSWSHHWVWFVPLAVFALHRALATRLASMWVLTAYVYISVFAWPVGFPVHDPGARAPAGIWMINWPGEIVTRNWYLIAYLVTAVFTLVHLRRSKVVTSTDGVIDNRDRVPSR; from the coding sequence GTGTCGGACGCCAAGACCACCCGTGGGTTCTGGACCCGGGTCGCCGACTCTTTCCTGCCCGGCGTCACCGATGGCGCGCCGACCCTGAACGTGCCGACATGGATCCGGCGGGCAACACCGTGGGCGATCCTGGCCGTGCTGGCGTGGTTCGTGGTGTGCACGATCATCTGGCCGGTCGGCATGTGGTTCCAGATCGACCTTGAGGTCTACCGGGCCGGCGGGCTGACCGTGCTGGACGGTCGGTCGCTGTACGACCACCCGCTGGTGGCCAGCCTGATGTTCACCTACACGCCGTTCGCCGCGGTCATCTTCGCCCCGCTGGCGCTGCTGCCGCTGGGCGCGGCCGACATCGTCTACACCGTCGTGACCGTGCTGCTGCTGGTGTTCGCGGTGGCGCGGTGCTGGCGGTGGATGGGGTATCGGCGGGACCGCAACGTCATCGTCGTGGTGGCGCTGACCGCCGGGCTGGCGCTGATGTTCGAGCCGGTGCGGACCACGTTGTACCTGGGGCAGATCAACGTCCTGCTGCTGGCCATCGTCGTCGCCGACCTGCTGCGCATCCGCAGGTCCAACTGGATGGGCGTCGGTGTCGGCATCGCCGCCGGCATCAAGCTGACGCCGCTGATCTTCATCCCGTACCTGTTGTTGACCAGGCAGTTCAAGGCGGCCGGGGTGGCCGTCGCGAGCTTCGTCGGCACCATCGCGCTCGGCTTCGTGTTCAAGCCGAGGGACGCCTACAACTACTGGTTCGGGCAGAAGTTCGGCGAGGTCGCCCGAGTGGGTGACGTCTGGTCGACCGGCAACCAGTCGCTGCGGGGCTTCCTGGCCCGGCTCGTGTCGCCGCCCGAGGCCACCCAGACCGCGTGGATCGTGCTGGCGGCGCTGATCGGCGGGCTCGGCATCTGGGCCGCCGTCGTGGCGCACAGGCGGGGCGAGGACCTGCTCGCCGTCGCCCTCGTCGGCATGTGCTCCACGGCTGTGTCGCCGTACTCGTGGTCGCACCACTGGGTGTGGTTCGTGCCGCTCGCCGTGTTCGCCCTGCACCGGGCCCTGGCCACCCGGCTGGCGTCCATGTGGGTGCTGACCGCGTACGTCTACATCAGCGTGTTCGCCTGGCCCGTCGGCTTCCCCGTGCACGACCCGGGCGCGCGGGCCCCCGCCGGCATCTGGATGATCAACTGGCCCGGCGAGATCGTGACCCGCAACTGGTACCTGATCGCCTACCTGGTCACCGCCGTGTTCACGCTCGTGCACCTACGCCGTTCGAAGGTTGTCACGTCAACCGACGGGGTGATCGACAACCGGGATCGGGTGCCCAGCCGCTAG
- a CDS encoding type II toxin-antitoxin system HicA family toxin, producing MGEIIKLIEADGWRLHRTTGSHRHYVHPTKPGVVTVPGKPSRDLPVGTERSILKQAGLGRRPQ from the coding sequence GTGGGCGAGATCATCAAGCTGATCGAGGCGGACGGATGGCGGCTACATCGAACGACCGGGAGTCATCGGCACTACGTGCACCCGACCAAGCCAGGTGTGGTGACCGTGCCGGGCAAGCCGAGCCGAGACTTGCCGGTCGGCACCGAGCGAAGCATCCTGAAGCAGGCAGGACTTGGCAGGAGGCCCCAGTGA
- a CDS encoding type II toxin-antitoxin system HicB family antitoxin → MSTYAIIVERAEDGGYGAWSPDLPGCVALGDTPEQTLQEMRVAVQGHLDVMRELGEPMPRPNTVIATTVEAA, encoded by the coding sequence ATGAGCACGTACGCGATCATCGTCGAACGCGCCGAGGACGGTGGTTACGGCGCCTGGTCTCCCGACCTGCCCGGCTGCGTGGCCCTTGGCGACACGCCTGAGCAGACGCTCCAGGAGATGCGGGTGGCTGTCCAGGGGCATCTCGACGTGATGCGCGAGCTCGGCGAGCCGATGCCGCGGCCGAACACCGTGATCGCGACGACGGTCGAAGCCGCCTGA
- a CDS encoding NYN domain-containing protein: protein MVVTSENTAKLAVLIDADNAQPSITEALLAEVAKYGTAHVKRAYGDWTGTNLKGWKDHLLAQSIQPIQQFAYTTGKNATDAAMVIDAMDLLYSDRFDGFCIVSSDSDFTRLAARLRESGLTVYGFGERKTPKPFVAACDKFIYVENLAYTEETAAPAASAAPRKPAAQLKADSALVSLLRGAVEAASDDDGWASLSGVGNIVTKQRPDFDSRTYGYSKLSDLVTATTLFEVNRRSSGEGKSSTVYVRDKRRS, encoded by the coding sequence ATGGTCGTGACCAGCGAGAACACCGCCAAGCTGGCCGTGCTCATCGACGCGGACAACGCGCAGCCCTCGATCACCGAGGCGCTGCTGGCCGAGGTGGCCAAGTACGGCACCGCGCACGTCAAACGGGCCTACGGCGACTGGACCGGCACCAACCTGAAGGGCTGGAAGGACCACCTGCTGGCCCAGTCGATCCAGCCGATCCAGCAGTTCGCGTACACCACGGGCAAGAACGCCACCGACGCCGCCATGGTCATCGACGCCATGGACCTGCTGTACTCCGACCGTTTCGACGGGTTCTGCATCGTCTCGAGCGACTCCGACTTCACCCGGCTGGCCGCCCGGCTGCGGGAATCCGGGCTGACGGTCTACGGCTTCGGCGAGCGCAAGACGCCCAAGCCCTTCGTCGCGGCGTGCGACAAGTTCATCTACGTCGAGAACCTCGCCTACACCGAGGAGACCGCCGCCCCGGCCGCGTCCGCCGCGCCGCGCAAGCCCGCCGCCCAGCTCAAGGCCGATTCCGCCCTCGTCTCCCTGCTGCGTGGGGCCGTCGAGGCCGCTTCCGACGACGACGGCTGGGCCTCGCTGTCCGGCGTCGGCAACATCGTCACCAAGCAGCGGCCCGACTTCGACTCCCGCACCTACGGCTATTCCAAGCTCAGCGACCTGGTCACCGCGACCACGTTGTTCGAGGTCAATCGCCGCAGCTCCGGCGAGGGCAAGTCGTCGACCGTGTACGTACGGGACAAGCGCCGCAGCTGA
- a CDS encoding aminoglycoside phosphotransferase family protein, producing the protein MEDVAARLTSRFGPEAVDWLAAIPAVTARLASAWGFTPGELFESGASSVIMRCQWPDGTPAVLKLSPDQPLLAKQAEMLRLFEPTGRVPAVLAADVETGAMALEEILPGTEAENLPPDSLPQQWGELLAALHSVAPPAHWPLHLRGRLDEAFARIGRRLSDPTIAARIDCATWQRAMDRCAFLLDTQSPVVLLHGDLHLGNALDGGPSRGLIAIDPKACLGDPCFDAVDYVLDGAGKEGIAARCHRVATACGLDGDRLHAWAQATAPMTAIAHLTYNGPAAAIEELLAL; encoded by the coding sequence ATGGAAGACGTCGCCGCCCGTCTGACCAGCCGTTTCGGCCCCGAGGCCGTGGATTGGCTGGCTGCGATCCCGGCCGTCACGGCGCGGCTGGCCTCCGCATGGGGATTCACGCCTGGCGAACTGTTCGAGAGCGGGGCCTCGTCCGTGATCATGCGGTGCCAGTGGCCGGACGGCACGCCGGCCGTGCTCAAACTCAGCCCCGATCAGCCATTGCTGGCCAAACAGGCCGAGATGCTCCGCCTCTTCGAGCCCACCGGTCGGGTGCCGGCAGTGTTGGCGGCCGACGTGGAAACCGGCGCCATGGCGTTGGAGGAAATCCTCCCCGGCACCGAAGCCGAGAACCTCCCGCCGGATTCCCTGCCACAACAGTGGGGCGAACTACTCGCCGCCCTGCACTCCGTCGCCCCGCCCGCGCACTGGCCGCTGCACCTCCGCGGCCGCCTCGACGAAGCCTTCGCCCGCATCGGCCGCCGCCTCTCCGACCCCACCATCGCCGCCCGAATCGACTGCGCCACTTGGCAACGGGCCATGGACCGCTGCGCGTTCCTGCTCGACACCCAGTCCCCGGTCGTTCTCCTCCACGGCGACCTGCACCTCGGCAACGCCCTCGACGGCGGGCCGTCGCGCGGCCTCATCGCCATCGACCCCAAGGCCTGCCTCGGCGATCCCTGCTTCGACGCCGTCGACTACGTCCTGGACGGCGCCGGCAAGGAAGGCATCGCCGCCCGCTGCCATCGGGTCGCCACCGCCTGCGGTCTCGACGGCGATCGGCTCCACGCCTGGGCCCAGGCCACTGCACCGATGACCGCCATCGCCCACCTCACCTACAACGGCCCGGCGGCGGCAATCGAGGAACTGCTCGCCCTGTGA
- a CDS encoding Glu/Leu/Phe/Val family dehydrogenase: protein MFELMDEWGPEKVVCVSDSRTGMRGVLVIDNTARGMGKGGTRMSPSLSVAEVARLARVMTWKWAGVDLFFGGAKAGIRFDPASVDKEAALRAFVRLLSNEIPSEYVVGLDMGLTERDAAIVQDELRSRGAAVGTPAELGGVPYDQLGVTGFGVAEATDAVFPLAGRRVVIQGLGAVGRAAARRFVELGASVIAASTSLGAVHDPSGLDIDRLLAVPDDSAVPAYAGGEHLPLGSELLIPTDVVAPCALQDVIDASLAARLSCSFVVEGANMPTSVEAQQVLAARGIPVLPDFIANAGGVVAAAYAMDARLSPFRPDPAAIYATISTKLRANAQTVISASSSAGTTPHQAARSLAESRVRTAMELRGRLPVDGV from the coding sequence ATGTTCGAGCTGATGGACGAGTGGGGTCCCGAGAAGGTCGTCTGCGTGTCCGATTCGCGGACCGGCATGCGGGGAGTGCTGGTCATCGACAACACCGCCCGGGGGATGGGCAAGGGCGGGACGCGGATGAGCCCTTCGCTGTCGGTCGCCGAGGTCGCCCGGCTGGCTCGGGTCATGACCTGGAAGTGGGCCGGCGTCGACCTGTTCTTCGGCGGCGCCAAGGCCGGTATCCGCTTCGACCCGGCGTCCGTGGACAAGGAAGCCGCCCTCCGGGCCTTCGTCCGCCTGCTGTCCAACGAGATCCCGTCCGAGTACGTCGTCGGTCTCGACATGGGTCTCACCGAGCGCGACGCCGCCATCGTCCAGGACGAGCTCCGCTCTCGTGGGGCCGCCGTCGGCACCCCTGCTGAGCTCGGTGGCGTGCCTTATGACCAGCTCGGCGTCACCGGCTTCGGCGTCGCCGAGGCCACCGACGCCGTCTTCCCCCTGGCCGGCCGCCGCGTCGTCATCCAGGGCCTCGGCGCCGTCGGCCGCGCCGCCGCCCGTCGTTTCGTCGAGCTCGGCGCCTCCGTCATCGCCGCTTCCACCTCCCTCGGGGCCGTCCACGACCCTTCCGGTCTCGACATCGACCGTCTTCTTGCCGTTCCCGACGACTCCGCCGTCCCCGCCTACGCCGGCGGGGAGCACCTTCCCCTCGGCTCCGAGCTGCTCATCCCCACCGACGTGGTGGCCCCTTGCGCCCTCCAGGACGTCATCGACGCTTCGCTGGCCGCGCGCCTCTCGTGCTCTTTCGTCGTCGAGGGCGCCAACATGCCCACTTCGGTCGAGGCCCAGCAGGTCTTGGCCGCCCGCGGCATCCCCGTCCTCCCCGACTTCATCGCCAACGCCGGCGGCGTCGTCGCCGCCGCGTACGCCATGGACGCCCGCCTTTCCCCGTTCCGCCCCGACCCCGCCGCCATCTACGCCACCATCTCCACCAAGCTCCGAGCTAACGCCCAGACCGTTATCTCCGCCTCTTCCTCCGCCGGCACCACCCCCCACCAGGCCGCCCGTTCCCTAGCCGAGTCCCGCGTCCGCACCGCAATGGAACTGCGCGGCCGCCTCCCGGTGGACGGCGTTTAG